A section of the Vibrio vulnificus CMCP6 genome encodes:
- the bla gene encoding class A beta-lactamase, whose translation MNRSIALCFTLLISSFVPIQPAVANEHNFKDVSQKLETISQRLVGRIGVAAQEIGSGERITVNGDEMFVMASTYKVAIAVALLERIDKGELKLSDLIDVPQETMVTGDGAIAVNFVHPGIKLSIANLIEPMITLSDNTATDICLKLAGGPEAVTKVMRNIGITDLRVDRYTSEILRDFYGLPDKAYSSVLAKALAQDPSLASKQPLRNLKFEQEDLRDQSSPNAMLELLLAIDSGKVLSEKSSEFLLDVMSRTRTGAGRLKGLLPKGTLVAHKTGTIGGVANDVGFVTLPDGRRFAIVVYSKSSTTSEADRDLAIAEITRTLYDFYYLK comes from the coding sequence ATGAATCGTAGTATAGCACTTTGTTTTACTTTACTTATTTCGTCATTTGTTCCAATTCAACCAGCAGTTGCTAATGAGCATAATTTTAAAGATGTTTCGCAGAAACTTGAGACAATTTCACAGAGGCTAGTTGGCCGCATCGGTGTGGCTGCTCAAGAAATTGGCTCTGGGGAGAGAATAACAGTAAACGGCGATGAAATGTTTGTGATGGCCAGTACCTACAAGGTTGCTATTGCTGTCGCCTTACTGGAGCGGATTGATAAAGGCGAGCTTAAGCTTTCCGATTTAATTGATGTCCCACAAGAAACCATGGTGACAGGTGACGGTGCTATCGCGGTGAACTTCGTGCACCCAGGTATAAAGTTATCTATCGCCAATTTAATCGAACCAATGATAACGTTAAGTGACAACACAGCGACAGACATTTGTCTAAAACTTGCAGGAGGGCCTGAAGCAGTAACTAAAGTGATGCGAAATATTGGTATTACTGATTTACGAGTTGATCGGTATACCAGTGAAATTTTAAGGGACTTCTATGGTTTACCCGACAAGGCCTATTCATCTGTACTTGCAAAGGCTCTTGCCCAAGACCCATCACTCGCGTCAAAACAACCACTTAGAAACCTTAAGTTCGAACAAGAAGATCTACGAGATCAAAGCTCGCCTAATGCCATGTTGGAATTACTTCTGGCAATTGACAGCGGTAAAGTGTTAAGTGAGAAAAGCAGCGAATTTTTACTTGATGTCATGTCACGCACACGCACTGGTGCTGGAAGGCTAAAAGGTCTACTACCAAAAGGAACCCTCGTTGCCCACAAGACAGGGACAATTGGCGGTGTCGCCAATGACGTGGGATTTGTAACGCTACCCGATGGTCGACGTTTTGCGATAGTCGTATATTCTAAGAGCAGCACAACATCGGAAGCTGATCGTGATCTAGCTATTGCAGAAATTACCCGAACGTTATACGATTTTTATTATTTAAAGTAA
- a CDS encoding CobW family GTP-binding protein — MSKKPIPVTILAGFLGAGKTTLLNHILTNANGMRMAVIVNDFGSINVDAELVKSESDNMISLENGCVCCNLAEGLVVSVMRLLALEQRPDHIVVETSGISEPKEVALNFEDPELQQHAPLNAIITTIDAKNVLTLEKQMAELAEQQIQVADIVLINKVDLVEPDELAKVKQWCQVQAPFAKLVEIEFGKVDLPILFEVPERLQVSSHNREHGGEHHHCHDDHCDHVNHQFETFSFETDRPLSLQALYPLLQQFSIDAYRMKGILNLDDRPDHRCIFQCTGQRAQVTIGEPWQEGETRATRLVFIGPKGGLDRDGMRKKLDALVIQQ; from the coding sequence ATGAGTAAAAAGCCAATTCCAGTCACTATCTTAGCCGGATTTTTAGGGGCAGGTAAAACCACCTTGCTCAATCACATTCTGACCAATGCCAATGGAATGCGCATGGCCGTTATCGTCAATGACTTTGGTTCGATAAATGTTGATGCTGAACTGGTAAAATCTGAAAGCGACAATATGATCAGCCTAGAAAATGGTTGTGTTTGTTGTAATCTCGCTGAAGGTTTAGTGGTTTCTGTGATGCGTTTATTAGCACTCGAACAACGTCCAGACCACATTGTGGTAGAAACGTCTGGTATTTCAGAACCAAAAGAAGTGGCGCTGAATTTTGAAGATCCTGAGCTGCAACAGCATGCGCCTCTCAATGCGATTATCACCACCATTGATGCTAAAAATGTACTCACTCTTGAAAAACAGATGGCAGAATTAGCTGAACAGCAAATTCAAGTAGCTGATATTGTTTTGATCAATAAAGTCGATCTGGTAGAGCCAGATGAGCTAGCAAAAGTTAAACAATGGTGTCAGGTACAAGCGCCATTTGCAAAGCTGGTTGAAATAGAGTTTGGTAAAGTCGATTTGCCTATTTTATTTGAAGTACCAGAGAGGCTTCAGGTTTCATCCCATAACAGAGAACATGGTGGCGAGCACCATCACTGCCATGATGACCATTGTGATCACGTTAACCATCAGTTTGAAACATTCAGTTTTGAAACAGATCGTCCCCTTTCACTGCAAGCCTTGTACCCTCTATTACAGCAGTTTTCTATCGATGCTTATCGCATGAAAGGCATCTTAAACCTAGATGATCGACCCGATCACCGTTGTATTTTCCAATGCACAGGACAACGTGCACAAGTGACCATTGGCGAACCATGGCAAGAAGGCGAAACAAGAGCCACGCGTCTTGTTTTTATCGGCCCAAAAGGGGGATTAGATAGGGATGGAATGCGCAAAAAATTGGACGCTCTTGTGATCCAACAATAA